A stretch of Christensenellaceae bacterium DNA encodes these proteins:
- a CDS encoding ABC transporter permease — MKSEAASFGKTLKSKALSKTSILLYATILLFIIFAVSTSGFFTPRNFFTILRSMCIITVLGLGISFVITAGEIDLSIGTLPALCGAILAVLLKNGTNVFLAILAALLVAVVVGMINGVIISQANLPSIIITLATYMICQGFAYIVTNQAPVVVSNEAFLNAFGSNINGFPVIVLWMAGLAVVCYFLMHRTRYGKNLAFTGDNRIAALFAGINVNITLVTSFIICAIFSFFAGMLGVAQTSNASPTMITSDMMTAIAATLIGGTSLSGGEGNIPGTLIGAFFLMMIANGILILGIDQWVLYLINGVIILFTLTVRHYSKNGS; from the coding sequence ATGAAATCGGAGGCAGCAAGCTTCGGAAAGACGCTGAAAAGCAAAGCATTATCCAAAACGAGCATACTGCTGTATGCGACAATTTTACTATTTATTATATTTGCGGTCAGCACAAGCGGCTTTTTTACGCCGAGGAACTTTTTCACCATATTGCGTTCCATGTGTATCATTACTGTACTGGGACTGGGGATTTCCTTTGTCATTACGGCTGGTGAAATCGACCTGTCTATTGGTACGCTTCCCGCATTGTGCGGAGCGATCCTGGCAGTGCTTTTGAAAAACGGGACCAACGTGTTCTTGGCAATCCTGGCGGCGCTGCTGGTGGCCGTAGTGGTGGGAATGATCAACGGGGTGATCATTTCCCAGGCGAACCTCCCCAGTATCATTATTACGTTGGCAACGTACATGATTTGCCAGGGATTTGCGTATATCGTGACAAACCAGGCGCCGGTGGTGGTGAGCAACGAAGCGTTTTTGAATGCATTCGGATCGAACATCAACGGTTTTCCCGTTATTGTACTGTGGATGGCAGGTCTCGCGGTTGTGTGCTATTTCCTGATGCACCGGACCCGTTATGGCAAAAATCTCGCCTTTACAGGGGACAACAGAATCGCGGCGCTTTTTGCAGGGATCAATGTAAACATAACACTCGTCACATCCTTTATTATCTGTGCGATCTTCTCGTTTTTCGCAGGAATGCTGGGCGTGGCGCAAACATCGAACGCCTCTCCGACCATGATTACGTCGGACATGATGACGGCAATTGCGGCGACGCTGATTGGCGGGACATCCCTTTCCGGAGGAGAAGGCAACATACCGGGCACGCTGATCGGCGCGTTTTTTCTGATGATGATTGCAAACGGTATCTTGATTCTGGGGATCGACCAGTGGGTATTATACCTGATCAATGGCGT